A single Anopheles maculipalpis chromosome 3RL, idAnoMacuDA_375_x, whole genome shotgun sequence DNA region contains:
- the LOC126563907 gene encoding uncharacterized protein LOC126563907 has protein sequence MNRSVATVRPARYHPWRLAGCGILLLVVLAHSTTGADLKERARAALLLEKPNGPASCKVEQPQPCPPSKFRSASGECNNFNHRFWGARGDAFIRLLQPDYADGRLKPRTSIGSHALPAPDFIVSQLQRSVDEKAIHPHITAMLPAWGQLLAYDLVQILSPNSRYRCCRNQTQADETQDDVVQCYVRMGEGCREYKRSIPSHDPANCEFHYRDQMNAASGFLDGSGLYGTTEKEIHALRTFLNGKVDTGACLRCNEPGAIGALHTVLLKEHNRIAEQLAKLNPEWSDTTLFYETRRIVMAQIQHITYSEFLPILLGSQITNNPDLRLENGGYFSGYSSANRAGVFAEVAVGAVPAFLTMLPPDMYNDSMSAEILLSSPAMQQTFIPDHASFNDEWTPISLAIQRGRDHGVPAYHKAINLCEKRFGKPFGSKLSFDDMQYFGLGQGKREVLENMYQDPEDIDLLIGGLMETPALGTVFGPTLSCLMAIQFANMRSSDRFWYENDLPPSSLTLPQLQAIRRVTLSGLLCETKDVSRAQPKAFIREDPYLNARLSCEQLGGLDVSAWRSEQDDVVEEYMQEEQPTPPEFEELNMDLISSAINKAKTKLNERKRQEYEAWVRQGGIDAKSPDGTAASFSKANRNALIIANTSLFYELATNEIVNSLHTLRRRKRQVFDNNLGGFTSDDFSNALQSVDVNQFITGSISPINLEPQCENLEAPCDTSTPFRTLTAHCNNLRNPELGQSLTVFARLLPAAYDDGISQPRSLSVTGSPLPNPRSISSLIHPDISNLHTRYSLMVMQYAQFLDHDLTMTPIHKGFHESIPSCRSCDSPRTVHPECSPFPVPPRDHYYPEVNVTSGERLCFPSMRSLPGQQTLGPREQINQNTAFLDASQIYGENGCIAKKLRGFSGRLNSTIHPIQGKELLPQSPVHPECKSPSGYCFIAGDGRASEQPGLTAIHTIFMREHNRIVEGLRGVNPHWNGDQLYEQARRIVIAQNQHITYNEFLPRILSWNAVNLYGLKLLSQGYYKEYNPTCNPSIVTEFATAAFRIGHSLLRPHIPRLSVQHQPIDPPLLLRDGFFRTDNFLQPGLVDEIARGLVATPMETLDQFITGEVTNHLFEDRRIPFSGFDLIALNIHRGRDHGVPSYNNYRALCNLKRAQTWEDLGREIPPEVIARLRRIYAHVDDIDLFPGGMSERPLQGGLVGPTFACIIAIQFRQLRKCDRFWYENEDPVVKFTEQQLAEIRKTTLAKIICENLDITGDMQRAAFDLPSNFLNPRVPCNSVPQIDLSAWRENVVQGCQIGGKNVNVGDSAFPSPCTSCICTNEGPQCASLRITDCAQLAREWPRDVILRDDVCSAQCGLVLQNVTPQGRNIPISLRPPPQRIARSRIVQQQTASAPFTFQGFQFPDLSQFIG, from the exons GTACCACCCATGGCGCCTGGCTGGATGCGGTATACTACTACTAGTAGTCCTGGCACATTCCACTACGGGAGCCGACCTGAAGGAACGGGCCCGTGCCGCTTTACTGCTGGAAAAACCGAACGGTCCTGCCAGCTGTAAAGTTGAACAACCTCAACCCTGTCCACCGAGCAAGTTCCGTTCGGCATCGGGTGAATGTAACAACTTCAATCACCGGTTCTGGGGTGCCCGTGGAGATGCATTTATCCGTCTGCTGCAGCCGGACTACGCCGACGGACGGTTGAAGCCACGTACTTCGATCGGATCGCATGCATTACCTGCACCAGACTTCATCGTCAGTCAACTGCAACGATCCGTAGATGAGAAGGCTATCCATCCACACATTACGGCTATGCTGCCCGCCTGGGGACAGCTGTTGGCGTACGATCTGGTGCAAATCTTGTCACCAAACTCACGCTACCGTTGCTGTCGCAATCAAACGCAAGCTGACGAAACGCAGGACGACGTTGTGCAGTGTTACGTACGGATGGGTGAAGGATGTCGCGAGTACAAACGATCAATCCCATCGCACGATCCTGCCAACTGCGAGTTCCACTATCGTGATCAGATGAATGCCGCTTCTGGCTTCCTAGATGGTTCGGGACTATACGGTACGACGGAGAAGGAAATCCATGCCCTGCGTACATTCCTGAACGGCAAGGTAGATACCGGTGCCTGTCTGCGCTGTAACGAGCCTGGTGCGATCGGTGCATTGCACACGGTTCTCCTGAAGGAACACAACCGCATTGCCGAACAGCTTGCAAAACTTAATCCGGAATGGAGCGATACTACGCTGTTCTACGAAACACGtcgcattgtgatggcccagATTCAGCACATCACGTACAGCGAGTTCTTGCCCATTTTGTTGGGCAGTCAGATCACGAACAATCCCGACCTACGGTTGGAGAACGGTGGATACTTCAGCGGATACTCGAGTGCGAATCGAGCCGGTGTCTTTGCTGAGGTAGCGGTCGGTGCTGTTCCAGCGTTCCTCACGATGCTTCCACCGGACATGTACAACGATTCTATGTCGGCCGAGATTTTGCTTTCGTCACCAGCCATGCAGCAAACGTTTATCCCGGACCATGCTAGCTTTAACGACGAGTGGACACCAATTTCTCTGGCAATACAGCGTGGACGCGATCATGGCGTACCGGCGTACCACAAGGCGATCAATTTGTGCGAGAAGCGCTTCGGCAAACCATTCGGCAGCAAGCTCAGCTTTGACGACATGCAATACTTTGGACTGGGTCAAGGCAAGCGCGAAGTGTTAGAGAACATGTACCA AGACCCGGAAGATATCGATCTGCTGATTGGTGGACTGATGGAAACGCCAGCCTTGGGCACAGTGTTTGGACCAACGCTATCCTGCCTGATGGCGATCCAATTCGCAAACATGCGCAGCAGCGATCGATTCTGGTACGAAAACGATCTTCCACCGTCTTCGTTGACACTGCCCCAGCTGCAAGCCATTCGACGGGTAACGCTCTCCGGGTTGTTGTGCGAAACGAAGGACGTTTCACGAGCCCAACCGAAGGCCTTCATCCGTGAGGATCCTTATCTGAACGCACGGCTTAGCTGCGAGCAGCTTGGTGGGCTTGATGTTTCTGCATGGCGTTCGGAGCAGGATGATGTGGTGGAAGAGTACATGCAGGAGGAGCAACCGACACCGCCCGAGTTCGAAGAACTCAACATGGATCTGATCTCGAGTGCCATCAACAAAGCAAAGACGAAGTTGAACGAACGCAAACGGCAGGAGTACGAAGCATGGGTGCGAC AGGGAGGAATCGATGCCAAGTCACCGGACGGAACAGCAGCTTCCTTCAGCAAGGCTAACCGAAATGCACTGATCATCGCCAACACCTCACTGTTTTACGAGCTAGCAACGAACGAGATCGTCAACTCGCTGCATAC GCTACGGCGTCGCAAGCGTCAAGTATTTGACAATAATCTGGGTGGATTCACTAGCGATGACTTCAGCAATGCCCTTCAAAGCGTAGATGTCAATCAGTTCATTACTGGCTCGATCTCGCCCATCAATCTGGAACCTCAGTGCGAAAATCTGGAAGCACCGTGCGATACTTCGACGCCCTTCCGTACATTAACCGCCCACTGTAACAACCTGCGTAACCCTGAGCTGGGTCAGTCACTTACCGTGTTTGCCCGTCTACTGCCAGCAGCATACGATGACGGAATATCACAGCCACGATCACTGTCCGTCACCGGATCACCGTTGCCAAATCCCCGTTCCATCTCCTCATTAATCCATCCGGACATTTCCAACCTGCACACGCGCTACTCGCTCATGGTGATGCAGTACGCCCAGTTCCTCGATCACGATCTCACGATGACACCGATCCACAAGGGTTTCCATGAATCCATTCCCAGCTGTCGATCGTGTGACTCTCCTCGTACGGTACATCCCGAATGTAGTCCGTTCCCGGTGCCACCCCGTGATCACTACTATCCGGAGGTGAACGTAACCAGCGGCGAACGGTTATGCTTCCCATCAATGCGATCACTGCCCGGTCAGCAAACGCTTGGACCACGCGAGCAGATTAATCAAAACACAGCCTTCTTGGATGCGTCACAGATTTACGGCGAGAATGGGTGTATCGCGAAAAAGTTGCGTGGATTCTCAGGGCGACTAAACTCCACCATCCATCCTATTCAGGGTAAGGAACTGTTGCCCCAGAGCCCGGTACATCCGGAGTGTAAATCGCCGAGTGGGTACTGCTTCATTGCTGGTGATGGGCGTGCCTCGGAACAGCCAGGTCTGACCGCTATCCATACGATATTTATGCGCGAGCACAACCGAATCGTCGAAGGACTTCGTGGTGTGAATCCTCACTGGAACGGCGATCAGCTGTACGAGCAGGCGCGACGTATCGTCATCGCTCAGAATCAGCACATCACCTACAACGAGTTCCTGCCCCGTATCCTCAGCTGGAACGCGGTCAACCTGTACGGGCTGAAGCTTTTGTCGCAGGGATACTACAAGGAGTACAACCCCACATGCAACCCGTCGATTGTGACAGAGTTCGCGACTGCCGCATTCCGTATTGGCCATTCGTTGCTGCGTCCGCACATTCCACGACTCAGTGTGCAGCATCAGCCGATCGATCCTCCGCTACTGCTGCGTGATGGATTCTTCCGCACGGACAACTTCCTTCAGCCCGGACTGGTGGATGAGATTGCGCGCGGTCTCGTAGCGACACCGATGGAAACGCTCGACCAGTTCATTACCGGAGAGGTGACTAACCATCTGTTCGAGGATCGACGCATTCCATTCTCTGGGTTCGATTTGATTGCATTAAACATTCACCGTGGACGCGATCATGGCGTACCTTCGTACAATAACTATCGTGCGCTTTGCAATCTGAAGCGGGCACAAACTTGGGAAGATCTGGGACGGGAGATTCCGCCGGAGGTCATTGCGAGGTTGCGTCGCATCTACGCACACGTCGACGACATCGATCTCTTCCCGGGCGGTATGTCCGAACGGCCGCTGCAGGGTGGACTGGTTGGGCCAACGTTCGCCTGCATCATTGCAATCCAGTTCCGACAATTGCGCAAGTGTGATCGTTTCTG GTACGAAAATGAAGATCCGGTGGTGAAGTTTACCGAGCAGCAGCTGGCCGAAATCCGGAAGACGACGCTGGCGAAAATCATTTGCGAAAATCTCGACATCACCGGTGATATGCAGCGAGCAGCTTTCGATCTGCCAAGCAACTTCCT CAATCCACGAGTGCCGTGCAATTCCGTGCCACAAATTGATCTCAGTGCATGGAGGGAAAACGTCGTCCAGGGATGCCAAATAGGGGGCAAGAACGTGAACGTAGGTGATTCGGCCTTCCCATCGCCGTGTACGAGCTGTATCTGTACCAATGAGGGG CCTCAATGTGCCTCGCTGCGCATCACCGACTGTGCCCAGCTGGCCCGCGAGTGGCCCCGTGATGTAATCCTGCGGGACGATGTTTGCAGTGCACAGTGCGGACTGGTGCTACAGAACGTTACTCCTCAGGGCCGCAACATTCCGATCAGCTTGCGGCCACCTCCTCAGCGTATTGCGCGGTCCCGCATCGTCCAACAGCAGACGGCGTCGGCACCGTTCACCTTCCAGGGCTTCCAGTTCCCCGATCTGTCGCAGTTTATCGGCTAA
- the LOC126565908 gene encoding uncharacterized protein LOC126565908 has product MTAILWMVLLLCSFCSGQLTNATSGELVERTVEPTVPPTQIGQWNRLKHSSMYYGGIAEQQTALSNVEVMKRDSLSSRMTSGVVGGVKILIYLFRLIGDFLRKFGAELRVAKCLLMYTFTFQPLSSKIGGGTLQSWLAGYFGAEDARDLYRFLSRNVFGLLGLSPD; this is encoded by the exons ATGACGGCCATACTGTGGATGGTGCTACTGCTGTGTTCTTTCTGTTCCGGACAGCTGACAAACGCAACTTCCGGTGAACTTGTCGAGCGAACGGTTGAACCAACTGTTCCTCCAACACAAATTGGTCAGTGGAACAGGTTGAAGCATTCTTCAATGTATTACGGTGGTATTGCGGAGCAACAAACTGCATTGTCCAATGTGGAGGTTATGAAGCGCGATTCTCTCTCTTCACGCAT GACATCTGGCGTTGTCGGTGGCGTCAAGATTCTCATCTATTTGTTTCGACTGATTGGTGATTTTCTGCGCAAATTCGGTGCCGAGTTGCGAGTGGCCAAGTGTTTGCTGATGTACACGTTCACCTTTCAACCGCTCAGCTCGAAGATTGGTggcggtacgttgcagagttGGCTGGCCGGTTACTTCGGTGCGGAGGATGCACGGGATCTGTACCGGTTTCTATCTCGGAACGTGTTCGGCCTGCTGGGACTGTCGCCGGATTGA
- the LOC126564649 gene encoding DNA polymerase delta subunit 3 gives MDAELQKTCHREIGHIVFDANEKITIRKISNTWSLDSKQAIEVLQKWLEEQKESKKLSVEYVVRGIDKNGNLFISMANAEKLEKVSKNYPHCMKMLYSVEIASDVRPLNVVNDNEFSVMKIRLNSEKRQIAQPSQKEAPTPVKPDPKPSKPNMFAMASKAPVKEEKHSPPATPVVSVKEEPKTATPPKASPKTQSPKKDTKKAVATGKGAISSFFSSKPGQSTAVAAPKAAIKQEPPSPATKAVEKATKKPEPVKKEEKTRKRTHTDDEEATEEDEDVIPNTPQEDRKRADSKKRTSKKPLLQRKKASNPSKKSRLLEICDSSSDEELDEKEAAVEQRKERLVEFDHEEMEQQHEKEEGKEPEAQKPSSLSPEKPVENDSNSVNRNRSKVKKLITKTYTDEKGYLITMKDYEMVSEDESSATEKETATPTETPKQKAGAQGKASSVEKKVTPPTPKTKQGSIMSFFAKK, from the exons ATGGATGCAGAGCTACAGAAAACGTGTCACCGTGAAATAGGTCACATCGTATTTGATGCCAACGAGAAA ATTACTATACGGAAAATTAGTAACACGTGGAGTTTGGATAGTAAGCAAGCCATAGAAGTGCTGCAGAAATGGCTCGAAGAACAAAAAGAGTCAAAGAAGCTTTCGGTGGAGTACGTCGTCCGTGGGATcgataaaaatggaaaccttttCATCTCC atGGCAAACGcggaaaaattggaaaaagtaagcaaaaacTATCCGCACTGCATGAAAATGCTTTATTCCGTTGAAATTGCGTCGGATGTTAGGCCGCTGAACGTGGTAAATGATAATGAGTTCAGTGTGATGAAAATACGACTGAATTCGGAAAAGCGTCAAATTGCTCAACCGTCCCAAAAGGAGGCTCCAACACCGGTAAAGCCGGACCCGAAACCCTCCAAACCGAACATGTTCGCAATGGCCAGCAAAGCACCGGTAAAGGAAGAGAAACATTCCCCTCCAGCAACACCGGTAGTGTCTGTAAAAGAGGAACCGAAAACGGCCACACCACCAAAAGCTTCACCAAAAACGCAATCACCGAAAAAGGATACGAAAAAAGCTGTCGCTACTGGGAAGGGAGCAATTTCATCGTTTTTCTCTTCAAAACCTGGTCAAtctactgctgttgctgctccgAAAGCTGCCATCAAACAGGAACCTCCATCACCTGCTACGAAAGCAGTGGAAAAGGCAACGAAAAAACCGGAACcagtgaaaaaagaagaaaaaacacgcaaaCGTACCCACACCGATGATGAGGAGGCCACAGAAGAGGATGAAGATGTCATCCCAAACACACCTCAGGAGGACCGGAAGAGGGCCGATAGTAAGAAGCGTACCAGCAAGAAACCTTTGCTGCAGCGGAAAAAGGCGTCGAATCCTTCAAAGAAATCACGTCTTCTGGAAATTTGTGACTCATCTAGCGATGAGGAACTGGACGAAAAGGAAGCGGCGGTCGAACAACGCAAGGAACGATTGGTGGAGTTTGATCATGAAGAAatggagcagcagcatgaGAAGGAAGAGGGGAAAGAGCCGGAAGCACAGAAGCCGTCATCGCTTTCACCGGAAAAGCCCGTCGAGAATGATTCGAACAGTGTGAACCGTAATCGGAGCAAAGTTAAGAAGCTGATCACTAAAACCTACACCGATGAGAAGGGTTATTTGA TCACCATGAAGGACTACGAAATGGTATCGGAAGATGAGTCTAGCGctacagaaaaagaaactgcAACACCGACGGAAACTCCAAAACAGAAAGCCGGGGCCCAAGGCAAAGCCTCTTCGGTAGAGAAGAAGGTAACGCCACCAACACCGAAAACCAAGCAAGGTTCAATTATGAGCTTTTTTGCAAAGAAGTAA
- the LOC126565866 gene encoding pyruvate dehydrogenase [acetyl-transferring]-phosphatase 1, mitochondrial: MSTWSPKILAIRIHSLAATFNRRSYHRATALHRPSGPPKLSPYDVNCILRANEHTQEFFGGSVKSYDSNQLASNSPIEDSRSEASCVHTSGLLVGIFDGHGGPACSQVISKRLMRYIAASLVPPDDLRQHMLGGAQSFSFLSCHNDKLEFVSEIKELYEKSFNQFANELTNTTLAGFQMHQTLENAFIRLDQDLSREAIEMPSLRTMSVAMSGAVALVAHIDGPHLHVASVGDCSAVLGTVTDTGQWVAKKLTNEHNSDNVGEVRRLLSEHPATERDTVIRGERLLGQLAPLRAMGDFRYKWTREQLEQLVVPQFGEQVIAPYYLTPPYLSACPEITHHILTPRDKFLIIASDGLWDTMSAMQTVHLVGEHMYGKAFLQPLTLPKQDITLGEISQMLSTRKAGLQKKPLDRNAATHLIRNALGGTEYGVEHSKLSHMLSLPQDIVRLFRDDITITVIYFDSEYLRNCPT; encoded by the exons ATGTCGACTTGGTCGCCTAAAATTCTCGCCATCCGGATCCACTCGCTGGCGGCAACGTTCAACCGAAGAAGCTACCATCGTGCCACTGCCCTGCACCGTCCGTCCGGACCACCGAAACTCTCGCCATACGAT GTAAACTGTATACTGCGAGCGAACGAACACACGCAAGAGTTTTTTGGCGGGTCCGTTAAAAGCTACGACTCGAACCAGCTCGCCTCAAATTCACCGATCGAAGACTCGCGCAGCGAAGCGAGCTGTGTCCATACGTCCGGTTTGCTGGTGGGGATATTCGATGGCCACGGTGGACCCGCTTGTTCGCAGGTTATCAGCAAGCGGTTGATGCGATACATTGCGGCATCGCTCGTACCACCGGATGATCTGCGGCAGCATATGCTTGGTGGTGCTCAGAGCTTCTCCTTCCTGAGCTGCCACAATGATAAG CTTGAATTTGTGAGCGAAATCAAGGAACTGTACGAGAAAAGCTTCAACCAGTTCGCGAACGAACTCACCAACACCACGCTCGCCGGTTTTCAGATGCATCAAACGCTCGAGAATGCTTTTATCCGGCTGGATCAAGATCTGTCCCGGGAAGCGATTGAAATGCCCAGCCTACGCACGATGTCGGTTGCGATGAGTGGTGCTGTGGCGCTCGTTGCACACATCGACGGACCCCATCTGCACGTCGCCTCCGTAGGGGATTGTTCGGCCGTGCTCGGTACCGTAACCGATACCGGCCAATGGGTTGCCAAGAAGCTAACCAACGAACACAACTCCGACAATGTTGGGGAAGTTCGCCGACTGCTCAGCGAACATCCGGCCACCGAGCGGGACACCGTAATACGCGGTGAACGTTTACTCGGTCAACTAGCTCCACTGCGTGCGATGGGCGATTTTCGCTACAAATGGACACGCGAACAGCTCGAACAGCTGGTCGTGCCTCAGTTTGGTGAGCAAGTCATCGCACCCTACTACCTCACGCCACCCTACCTGAGCGCGTGTCCGGAAATTACGCACCACATACTAACGCCACGGGACAAGTTTCTTATCATCGCAAGCGACGGTCTGTGGGACACGATGAGCGCCATGCAGACGGTACATCTGGTCGGGGAGCATATGTACGGGAAAGCGTTCCTGCAACCGTTAACGCTCCCGAAGCAGGACATAACCCTTGGGGAAATCAGTCAAATGCTAAGCACCCGGAAGGCGGGCCTGCAGAAGAAACCGCTCGATCGTAATGCGGCAACGCATCTCATCCGCAACGCGCTCGGCGGTACCGAGTACGGTGTGGAGCACTCGAAACTATCGCACATGCTATCGTTGCCGCAGGATATCGTCAGGTTGTTCCGGGACGATATTACCATAACGGTTATTTATTTCGACTCCGAATATCTCCGGAACTGTCCTACCTGA
- the LOC126564016 gene encoding vacuolar protein sorting-associated protein 54 — protein MAKSTSGSFDLKEPPPWQSCQYCLSPVSTRGGDQTLPQQQQWPSCDQQSPHQQQQQQQLFLFKNTAEFVRHLRQQHCTVEGGSYVCRYGYNGVCASLPLDGVSDRDYDMHVTRCHVNAQQREPHVKWSVFSAAQNLPAVLNDPSRGKQTSFFTKKWGDTFVEGTLVAPSPRLADIRWEAFDGYLKRIGKRYRVHTRIANVPTANATSQQALVSDRLPNGATASLKDIPEVFLKQQLELHRPATFGAAFAGLGTEGGEQTRQSSRQLQERLSHYLDIVEVLIAKQVADKSSAFFHAMTSQDAIMEQMTEALANVKRLRAKVKQIDDMIVKESLQVIRAERIRANNNLVLEKLKLMSTVHQTQPMIQLLLSTQDYVAALDLISTTQEILGQELTGVHCFRHLPSQLCEMELLIDKMLKTDFERYSTADLNRPFANGEPHGEERVLEEDKLICIISGLLRKRSLDFIDTYRDEAITTVRAIVKQLVIEVIASGDAEVCLTGAGEEAQSLSLSEWILLLESATGTLLKLLRRIRAVHDVMQQTADASAGRLTDDVSFIDTEAFLSAPDYTVVQDKLANLLQSVCNYCHERCANLVSNQSLEKSSVSAEQIAQLAQIVERFTDGCQEACGVQSVPLKLALSAQGNRFAQKFHTERKSKLALLLDSERWKQAEVPAEFQTMIDCIARGDFHWSKPAQTNGGTASPPPQSVLKVEGEPFALVGAALLLVQIVSEYCRCATQLPVIAPQLGRNVVDLLRMFNSRCCQLVLGAGALHVAGLKTITSSNLALVSRALELVLWLLPHVKRHFRSLDGSASIINSNTNHTNTTSGTTGSLTNGGSHPIATTTSGYDSVEKDFVSHIKEIENKVLSIVCDVVTGQLNNWDARPPVPSQPFRNISRQFVKLHEAIAPILPEKQVHAIYRTVQRNFKDKLREQLLRNNITNNGGPQHGVVVSELTFYMETLRTLKAMPVDELHDDTMDDIWLK, from the exons ATGGCAAAGTCTACCTCGGGAAGTTTCGATCTGAAGGAACCTCCGCCTTGGCAAAGCTGTCAATACTGCCTATCGCCCGTATCGACCCGGGGCGGCGATCAAACGTTgccgcaacagcaacagtggcCATCATGCGACCAACAGTCAccccaccagcagcagcagcagcagcaactgtttttattcaaaaataccGCAGAGTTTGTTAG GCACCTTCGCCAGCAGCACTGCACCGTTGAAGGTGGCTCGTACGTGTGTCGCTATGGTTACAACGGTGTGTGCGCCTCGTTGCCGCTGGACGGTGTTAGCGATCGCGATTACGACATGCACGTCACCCGGTGCCACGTGAACGCCCAGCAGAGGGAACCGCACGTCAAGTGGTCGGTGTTTTCCGCCGCCCAAAATCTTCCTGCCGTGCTGAACGATCCGAGCCGGGGTAAGCAGACGAGCTTTTTCACGAAAAAATGGGGCGATACGTTTGTGGAGGGTACGTTGGTTGCACCCTCACCCCGACTGGCCGACATCCGGTGGGAAGCGTTCGATGGCTATCTGAAGCGGATCGGGAAGCGGTACCGAGTGCACACACGTATAGCGAATGTACCGACAGCGAACGCTACTAGTCAGCAGGCGCTGGTAAGCGATCGTCTTCCGAATGGTGCCACGGCCAGCCTGAAGGACATTCCGGAGGTGTTTCTGAAGCAACAGCTGGAATTACATCGTCCGGCAACGTTTGGGGCGGCATTTGCCGGGCTCGGGACGGAAGGTGGTGAACAGACGCGACAATCTAGCCGGCAGCTACAGGAACGACTTAGCCACTATCTGGACATTGTGGAGGTGCTGATAGCGAAACAGGTGGCCGATAAATCGTCCGCCTTTTTCCACGCGATGACCTCGCAGGATGCAATTATGGAGCAGATGACGGAAGCGCTAGCGAATGTGAAACGGTTGCGGGCCAAGGTAAAGCAGATCGACGACATGATCGTGAAGGAATCGTTGCAGGTGATCCGGGCGGAAAGGATACGGGCCAACAACAATCTGGTGCTGGAGAAGCTGAAGCTGATGTCTACGGTTCATCAAACGCAACCGATGATACAGCTGCTGCTAAGTACGCAGGATTATGTGGCCGCACTGGATTTAATAAGTACAACGCAGGAAATACTTGGCCAGGAGCTGACCGGGGTGCACTGCTTCCGTCATCTGCCTTCGCAGCTGTGCGAGATGGAGCTGCTGATCGATAAGATGCTCAAGACGGACTTTGAACGGTACTCGACGGCGGATTTGAATCGGCCGTTTGCGAACGGTGAACCGCATGGGGAGGAGCGTGTGCTGGAGGAGGATAAGCTGATTTGCATCATTTCCGGTTTGTTGAGGAAGCGCAGTCTGGACTTTATCGACACGTACCGGGATGAAGCAATTACGACGGTGAGGGCGATTGTGAAGCAGCTCGTGATCGAGGTGATCGCTTCCGGTGATGCGGAAGTCTGTCTAACCGGGGCCGGTGAGGAAGCGCAAAGTTTATCACTTTCCGAATGGATCCTTCTGTTGGAAAGTGCAACAGGAACGCTGCTAAAGCTGCTACGCCGTATTCGGGCGGTGCACGATGTTATGCAGCAAACGGCGGACGCTAGTGCTGGACGTCTTACGGACGATGTGAGCTTTATCGATACGGAAGCATTCCTTTCCGCGCCGGATTATACCGTTGTGCAGGATAAGTTGGCGAACCTGCTCCAGAGTGTCTGTAACTACTGTCATGAACGGTGTGCGAACCTCGTATCAAACCAAAGCCTCGAAAAAAGCTCTGTCAGTGCGGAACAGATCGCACAGCTGGCACAGATTGTGGAACGCTTTACGGACGGATGTCAGGAGGCGTGTGGTGTGCAGAGTGTCCCACTAAAGCTAGCACTCTCTGCACAGGGGAATCGATTTGCGCAAAAGTTCCACACCGAACGGAAGTCAAAGTTGGCCCTTCTGCTCGACAGCGAACGCTGGAAGCAAGCTGAAGTTCCTGCCGAGTTCCAGACAATGATCGATTGCATTGCTCGGGGGGACTTTCACTGGAGTAAACCGGCACAAACGAACGGTGGCACTGCTTCACCACCACCCCAATCCGTGCTCAAGGTAGAAGGTGAACCGTTTGCCCTCGTTGGAGCCGCCTTACTGTTGGTACAGATCGTTTCCGAATATTGTCGCTGTGCCACACAACTTCCAGTGATTGCTCCTCAGCTTGGGCGTAACGTAGTCGATCTGCTTCGTATGTTTAATTCGCGCTGCTGTCAGCTAGTCCTCGGCGCCGGAGCACTGCACGTGGCTGGCCTTAaaaccatcaccagcagcaatcTGGCGCTCGTGTCCCGAGCGCTCGAACTAGTCCTTTGGCTATTGCCACACGTAAAACGTCACTTCCGGTCGCTTGATGGCTCGGCATCAATCATTAATAGCAACACCAACCACACCAATACTACCTCCGGAACGACCGGATCACTAACAAATGGCGGATCGCATCCGATCGCCACCACCACTTCCGGGTACGATTCGGTGGAGAAAGATTTCGTTAGCCACATCAAGGAGATCGAAAACAAAGTCCTTTCGATCGTGTGCGATGTTGTGACTGGACAGCTTAACAACTGGGACGCTCGTCCACCCGTTCCTTCGCAACCGTTCCGCAACATTAGCCGTCAGTTTGTAAAGCTGCACGAAGCGATTGCACCAATACTGCCGGAAAAGCAGGTACACGCCATTTATCGGACGGTGCAGCGCAACTTTAAGGATAAGTTACGGGAACAGCTGCTGCGGAACAACATCACAAACAATGGTGGCCCACAGCACGGAGTCGTTGTGTCGGAGCTAACGTTCTACATGGAAACGTTGCGGACGCTAAAAGCGATGCCGGTCGACGAACTGCACGACGATACGATGGATGATATTTGGCTGAAGTAG